DNA from Polaribacter sp. NJDZ03:
TTTTTTATAACGTTTAGAAGTCACCCATTTTTGAGAGCCTTTAGCCACATGTCTAGAAACTTTATTGGTGTATTTGTTTTCTATTGCATGTACGTCTTGTACGCCAAAAATATCTGCAGTTCTAACAACTGCACTTGCATTATGAGGTTGAAAAATATCTTCTAAAACCACCGCAAAATGTCTGGTTCTATCTTCTAAAACTTTCTTAAAAAGATTCTTTCTTTTATCTGTTAAATAGGTTTCGAAGTAGTTTAATAGTTTTTCATCAATCATAATTACAAACTTAGAATTATTATTTCTATCTTCATTAAAGATTTTATAAAAATACAAAAACCAATTTTCTAATGAAAAGATTAGTTGTTTTAACTGGAGCAGGAATTTCCGCAGAAAGCGGGATACAAACCTTTAGAGATGCAGATGGATTGTGGGAAGGACATAATGTTATGGACGTTGCTTCTCCAGAAGGTTTTGCAGCAAACCCTACATTAGTTTTAAACTTTTACAACGAACGCAGAAAACAATTGCTAGAAGTTTCGCCAAATAAAGGTCATATTAATTTAGTTGCGTTAGAAAAGGATTATAATGTAGAAATTATTACCCAAAATGTAGATGATTTACACGAACGAGCAGGTAGTAAAAACGTTACTCATTTACATGGCGAACTTTTAAAAGTTAGAAGTTCTGTTGATGAACAAAATGTACTCGATTGGAAAAAAGATATAATTTTAGGGGATTTATGTACTAAAAAAAGCCAATTAAGACCTCACATTGTTTGGTTTGGCGAAATGGTACCGATGTTAGATAAAGCGATAGAAATTACTAAAAATGCAGATATTTTGGTCATTATTGGTACTTCAATGCAAGTGTATCCAGCGGCTGGTTTAGTCGATTATATAAAACCGAATACTCCAATTTATTTCATAGATCCTAAACCTGCAGTCTCTAAAGGTCGTTTTAATAATTTGACAATTATTGAAGAAGTTGCGACTACCGGAACCGAAAAACTGATGGAGTTGTTGAAAGGTTAAATTAGCCCGTTCATTCTTTTTTATCACCTGTCATTTCGAAATGAGCTTTTTTGCCTTTCGACTTCGCTCAAGATAAACTAAAGAGAAATCTCATAACGCTTCTAGATTCCTCTTCGTACCTCTTTCGGAATGACATTTTGAACACCCAAATAACACTTAGAATAAAACTAATTAGTCAAATTTTAGTTTTTATAATTTGTTTATCCTTTATTTTCTAACGCCTGTCATTTTGAAATAAGCTTTTTTGCCTTTCGACTTCGCTCAAGATAAACTAATGAGAAATCTCATAACAGTGAAACTAAAAAATGGAGCATCGTTATGCGATTTCTCACAAAAGGTCAAAAATGATAACTAAATTTAGTTTTTAGGATACGTTTATCCATTAAATATCTATACTTTATTTTCTAACGACTGTCATTTCGAAATGAGCTTTTTTGCGATTGAGAAATCTCATAATACTTCTAGATTCCTCTTCGTACCTCATTCGGAATGACATAGAACATGTTAATTAAAAATAGTCTGCAAACAAGTTTAGCCCTGATTGTAGCAATTGTTTGAGCTCTTTTTTATTCTTTTTCGGAATAAAAAAAGCGAGTGTCTTTCAACTACGCTCAAGACAAATTCCAATCAGGAAATAGCTTCTAATAAAAATTAATCAATCATATTTTTTAAATAAAACTGCTCTACTTTTTCTCTTGCCCAAGGTGTTGTTCTTAAAAACTTTAAAGAAGATTTATACGTTGGGTTGTTTTTAAATGCGTTAATATTTAAACTATCTCCTAATTCTTCCCATCCATATTCTTTGAACAATTGTTCTAACATGGTGGCTAATTTTATACCGTGTAACGGATTATTTGGTTGTTCGTTGCTCATTAATTATCTAAATTTGGTAAAACAAAATCGTCTAAAACAGATTTTTTTGCCATCATATTTTCTATTTCTTTTACGGTTCTTGGTGCTGCTTCAGAAAGGTTTACGGGACCGCTTTTGGTCACTAAAATATCATCTTCTATTCGAATACCAATTCCCCAATATTTTTTATCGCAATTACTACCTTCTGGAATGTAAATTCCGGGTTCCATGGTGGCAATCATATTTTCTTCAAAGTTATTATAATTTCCTGGATCGTGCACGTCTAAACCAATATGATGTATGGTTCCGTGTGGTAAATAAGAGTGTTTTTCATCTACAGATTTTATAATACCTAATTTAAACAAGCCTTCATTTACTATTTTTACTGCTGCTTTGTTTGGCGCTCTCATTTTACCGCCAACGGTATATAAAGCAATACCTGCTTCTTGGGCTTTATAAACGATATTGTAAATTTCTTCTTGTTCTTTGGTGAATTTTCCGCTGGCAGGAATTGTACGTGTTACATCTGCAGTGTAACCTCTATATTCTGCACCTAAATCCATTAAAACCAAGTCGTTTCCAATTTTTGTTTTATTGTTTTCTATATAATGTAAAATGCAACCATTATTTCCGGCACCTACAATAGATGGATATCCTTCGTATTCTGCTCCGTATTTTTTGTACACAAATTCATGAATTCCTTGTAGTTCTGTTTCCGACATGTGCGGTTTCATAGCCTTCATTACTTCTATTTGACCAACTGCAGAAATACGTACTGCTTTGATTAATAGCTTTACTTCTTCGGCAGTTTTAACTTCTCTTAGCGTCGCTAAATTATTTGGAAAGAAAGAAAAATCGAAATTGTTTTTCTTTTTTGCTTTTAGATTTAAACTGATTTTTTGTTTAAAATCTTTTAACTCATTATTGTTTTTTGCACTTGCAAAATCCATTATTAATTTATCTTCTTGCAATTCTGGAAATTGTGTAAGATCTTGATTGATTTTTTTAGAAAGTTCAATCATGTTTTTATCAGGGACATTTGCAATCTTATGATATGCATTCTCTACATTTTTAGATGAAAATTGAATGTCATTAAAACCAGATTTCTCTTTAAAACTAGCCACTAAATCGTAAATTTCTGCTTTATTTCTGGCCGAATTTCTGTAATCATCCTTAAATCCTTCTATATAAACCTTCTTAAATTTCTTAAAATCGATTTTTGTTTTTATAAAATCTTCTGCATTTAATACGGTATTAAAACCTAATTCTGTTGCTGCTTTTTCTGCACCTAAGCGTTTTCCGTACCACATTTCTGCTTTAGGATCTTTTTTCTGAACGTATAAAATTTCGTTGTAAGACGCTCCTTTTATATTTGTTTGATCTTCTGAAAACAATACTAAAACCGCATTTGGTTCTCTATAACCGGTTAAATAATAAAAATTTGGATCTTGATGAAATACATAATCTACATCATTCGCTCTGTTTCTTATAGGATTTGCAAACACAACAGCTACCGAGTTTTCTGGCATTTTAGAACGCAAAATAGCGCGCCTTTCTTTATGAAATTCTTTTGGTAAATAATCTGTAGGAATTTGTGCCATACTATTTAAAGTAAATAGTAGAAAAGTGACAACTAAAAAGTTAAAAACTTTCATAAAAGTAGATTTTTATAGAGAATTTCAAAAGTAACATTTATTATTTTCTAGTTAAAAATATTAACAAACTATTAGTGATTGATAATTCCATTTTTTTCAATAAATTAGCTGAAATTTTAAGAAATCTATACATGAAAAATATTGCATTAAATAATATTCACGTTGCTTTAGGTGCTAAAATGGTTCCTTTTGCGGGCTACAACATGCCTGTACAATACGAAGGAGTTACGGCAGAACATTTAACAGTTAGAGAGTCTGTTGGTGTTTTTGACGTGAGCCATATGGGAGAATTTTTGGTTGAAGGAGAAAATGCATTGTCTTTAATACAGAAAGTTACGTCTAACGATGCTTCTAAACTAGAAATTGGAGATGCACAATACAGCTGTTTCCCTAATGAAGACAACGGAATTGTAGATGATTTAATTTGTTATAAAATTAAAGAAAACACGTATTTATTAGTAGTAAATGCTTCTAATATTGAAAAAGATTGGAACTGGATTTCTAAATACAATGAAGAATTTAATGCTGATTTAAAAGATTTATCTGAAGGTTATTCTTTATTAGCGATACAAGGTCCTAAAGCTATTGAAGCAATGCAATCTATAACTTCTGTAGATTTAGCAAGCATTCCTTTTTATAAATTTAAAATTGGTGATTTTGCGGGAATTAACAATGTAATTATTTCTGCAACTGGGTATACTGGTTCTGGCGGATTTGAAATTTACTGTAAAAATGAAGAGGCAACTCAAATTTGGAACAAAGTTTTTGAAGCTGGAGCAGATTTTGGAATTAAACCTATTGGTTTAGCGGCAAGAGATACTTTGCGTTTAGAAATGGGATATTGTTTATACGGAAATGATATTAATGACACAACATCGCCAATTGAAGCTGGATTAAGCTGGATTACTAAATTTACTAAAGATTTTGTAAATGCAGAAGCTTTAGCAAAAGAAAAAGAACACAAACCAGAGAGAAGATTGGTTGCTTTTGAATTGGACGAAAGAGGAATACCAAGACATGGGTATGACATTGTAGATGGTAGCGGAAACGTAATTGGAGAAGTTACTTCTGGTACAATGAGCCCTTGTTTACAAAAAGGAATTGGAATGGGGTATGTACCAAGAATTTTATCGAAAGCAGGTACACAAATTCATATTCAGGTTCGTAAAAAAGCGATTCCTGCAACGATTGTAAAATTGCCTTTTTACAAAGGATAACATAAAATAATATGTCCGTTTGAGTGCCGTTGATAACTTTATAATCAATAAAAAATTCAATTGCACTCAAGCAGAAAAATAGTTGTCTTTTATAAGACAACTATTTTTTTATTAAATCACCTTTTGAAATTTCATCAAAAAAATATGAATTGTTTATTAACTGGAGGAACCGGAATTGTTGGAAGTCATATTATTTTTGAATGGTTGCACAAAGCTATCGTTGAAAAAACTGTAAATCATCTTTTTGTGGTGATAAGAGCGAATGAAAAATCTGCTGAACAAAGATTATTAGCTGTTTTACAAGATGCCTCTCGTCCAAGTTTTTTAAATAATTTCACTATTGAATCTTGTCTAGAAAAAATTACAATAATCTCGCATGATTTAGGAAGCATTAGCAAAGAAATTTTAGAAAAATATAATTTTGATACTATAATCCATTGTGCTGGTTCTACAAACTTATCTAGCACAAGTGATTCTAAAAAGACAGTTCATTCCCAAAATTATTTAGTAACTAAGCAACTTTTAGAGCAGTTACCAGAGCGTGTAACTCGTTTTTTATACATTAGTACAGCCTATTCTTTTGGCATACAAGATGAAAAAGTAAATGATGCTATTGAAAACTATACGGTTAGCAATTTTAGAAATCCGTATGAGCAATCTAAATATGAAAGTGAACGATTTGTAAAAGAAACATGTAAGCAAAAAAATATAAATTCTCAGATTTTAAGGCCTAGTATTATTTGTGGTCGTTTAATTGATAAACCTTTTTACGAAACACCAAAATATGATGTTTTCTATTCTTGGGCCATCTTTTTAGCAAAGTATGCAACCAAATCTAAAGATGCTTTTAGAATTTGGATTGATACAAAAAGTGGTTTAAATATTGTGCCTGTAGATTTTGTTTCGAAAGCAATTTTATATGCTTTTTTAAATCCAAAAATAAAAGAATTGAATATCGTAAACCCTACACAGATTTTACACAAAGAATATGTTGGTGATGTTTTAGAGTCTTTTGATGTTAATTCTTATGAATATGTAACCGAAAAGCCAGAGAACTTAAATACTTTTGAAACGCTGTATTACAAAACCATTGGCGATATTTTTGAAAACTATATTTCTATCCCAGATTTACAGTTTAAAACTGATCAAATTTTAAAACTCATTCAGCAATTAAAATTAGAAAACACATTAGGTGTTCATGAAAATTTTATGAACTTGATTAATTTTTCTGTTGAAAAAAAGTTTAGAAAGAGTTATTAATTTACACTAAAAACATTTTAAAATATTGGATTCATTAACACA
Protein-coding regions in this window:
- the gcvT gene encoding glycine cleavage system aminomethyltransferase GcvT, producing the protein MKNIALNNIHVALGAKMVPFAGYNMPVQYEGVTAEHLTVRESVGVFDVSHMGEFLVEGENALSLIQKVTSNDASKLEIGDAQYSCFPNEDNGIVDDLICYKIKENTYLLVVNASNIEKDWNWISKYNEEFNADLKDLSEGYSLLAIQGPKAIEAMQSITSVDLASIPFYKFKIGDFAGINNVIISATGYTGSGGFEIYCKNEEATQIWNKVFEAGADFGIKPIGLAARDTLRLEMGYCLYGNDINDTTSPIEAGLSWITKFTKDFVNAEALAKEKEHKPERRLVAFELDERGIPRHGYDIVDGSGNVIGEVTSGTMSPCLQKGIGMGYVPRILSKAGTQIHIQVRKKAIPATIVKLPFYKG
- a CDS encoding VF530 family DNA-binding protein translates to MSNEQPNNPLHGIKLATMLEQLFKEYGWEELGDSLNINAFKNNPTYKSSLKFLRTTPWAREKVEQFYLKNMID
- a CDS encoding SDR family oxidoreductase codes for the protein MNCLLTGGTGIVGSHIIFEWLHKAIVEKTVNHLFVVIRANEKSAEQRLLAVLQDASRPSFLNNFTIESCLEKITIISHDLGSISKEILEKYNFDTIIHCAGSTNLSSTSDSKKTVHSQNYLVTKQLLEQLPERVTRFLYISTAYSFGIQDEKVNDAIENYTVSNFRNPYEQSKYESERFVKETCKQKNINSQILRPSIICGRLIDKPFYETPKYDVFYSWAIFLAKYATKSKDAFRIWIDTKSGLNIVPVDFVSKAILYAFLNPKIKELNIVNPTQILHKEYVGDVLESFDVNSYEYVTEKPENLNTFETLYYKTIGDIFENYISIPDLQFKTDQILKLIQQLKLENTLGVHENFMNLINFSVEKKFRKSY
- a CDS encoding NAD-dependent deacylase, with amino-acid sequence MKRLVVLTGAGISAESGIQTFRDADGLWEGHNVMDVASPEGFAANPTLVLNFYNERRKQLLEVSPNKGHINLVALEKDYNVEIITQNVDDLHERAGSKNVTHLHGELLKVRSSVDEQNVLDWKKDIILGDLCTKKSQLRPHIVWFGEMVPMLDKAIEITKNADILVIIGTSMQVYPAAGLVDYIKPNTPIYFIDPKPAVSKGRFNNLTIIEEVATTGTEKLMELLKG
- a CDS encoding aminopeptidase P N-terminal domain-containing protein, with amino-acid sequence MKVFNFLVVTFLLFTLNSMAQIPTDYLPKEFHKERRAILRSKMPENSVAVVFANPIRNRANDVDYVFHQDPNFYYLTGYREPNAVLVLFSEDQTNIKGASYNEILYVQKKDPKAEMWYGKRLGAEKAATELGFNTVLNAEDFIKTKIDFKKFKKVYIEGFKDDYRNSARNKAEIYDLVASFKEKSGFNDIQFSSKNVENAYHKIANVPDKNMIELSKKINQDLTQFPELQEDKLIMDFASAKNNNELKDFKQKISLNLKAKKKNNFDFSFFPNNLATLREVKTAEEVKLLIKAVRISAVGQIEVMKAMKPHMSETELQGIHEFVYKKYGAEYEGYPSIVGAGNNGCILHYIENNKTKIGNDLVLMDLGAEYRGYTADVTRTIPASGKFTKEQEEIYNIVYKAQEAGIALYTVGGKMRAPNKAAVKIVNEGLFKLGIIKSVDEKHSYLPHGTIHHIGLDVHDPGNYNNFEENMIATMEPGIYIPEGSNCDKKYWGIGIRIEDDILVTKSGPVNLSEAAPRTVKEIENMMAKKSVLDDFVLPNLDN